The following proteins are encoded in a genomic region of Thermodesulfobacteriota bacterium:
- a CDS encoding CoA-transferase translates to MNRVKTIEEAASLVSDGERLAIGGLLLQRIPSAFVRELARQGKKGLKVMKTAANYDFDLLSFAGCLEEIQAGFVSFEAEFGLAPNFRRSVEEGRVHFEENSCYTVISKLRAAAYGVPFMPIANLGESHIVDKFKTVDNPYGQGEVLVVPALYPDWAVLHVQKADKEGNAIIYGPVYEDIIMARAARKIILTTEKIVSSEEIGRDADLAVIPGFKVAAVVEVPKGALPGACYPYYDYSSEQVKEYLSIKDNNALKSYLEDMKP, encoded by the coding sequence ATGAATAGGGTTAAGACTATAGAAGAGGCAGCCTCCTTAGTCTCGGATGGAGAGAGATTGGCAATCGGGGGCCTCCTTCTTCAGCGCATCCCCTCTGCGTTTGTTAGGGAGCTAGCCAGGCAGGGAAAGAAGGGACTAAAGGTTATGAAGACAGCGGCAAACTACGATTTCGACCTTCTTAGTTTCGCCGGGTGTCTTGAGGAAATCCAAGCTGGTTTTGTTAGCTTCGAGGCGGAATTCGGCCTTGCCCCCAACTTTCGGCGCTCTGTCGAGGAGGGAAGAGTGCATTTTGAAGAGAACTCTTGCTACACCGTAATATCAAAGCTAAGGGCGGCGGCATACGGTGTGCCCTTCATGCCCATAGCTAATTTGGGTGAGAGTCATATAGTGGATAAGTTTAAAACGGTTGATAATCCATATGGGCAAGGAGAGGTTCTCGTTGTCCCTGCGCTATACCCGGACTGGGCAGTTCTACATGTACAAAAGGCGGATAAGGAAGGGAACGCCATCATATACGGCCCTGTTTATGAAGACATCATTATGGCCCGAGCCGCAAGGAAGATTATACTGACTACGGAGAAAATAGTTTCGTCGGAAGAGATCGGTCGGGATGCGGATTTGGCCGTAATCCCCGGATTTAAAGTAGCGGCGGTGGTGGAAGTTCCAAAGGGGGCACTTCCTGGAGCATGTTATCCCTATTATGATTACTCTTCGGAACAGGTAAAGGAATACTTGTCCATCAAGGATAATAACGCACTCAAAAGTTACCTCGAGGATATGAAACCTTAA
- a CDS encoding CoA-transferase: MGITREYSRADMMIVTMARLLKDAENAFMGVASNLPFFAIWLAKKLYNPDLTWLNIPGGIDPSPSSPPRTTVHFELARAKKASITLAEIFDMSARGELDVAFLSGVQIDKYGNFNLSHIAEGDRIKIQFTGGAGSALVCPNTKRVILWRTRHDKRSFVEKCPVITASGNIYRVVTPIAVFRRDNGILSLDSIHPYSSFQEVEENTGFPVSPAPVTPAPTADEMKLLNQFDPERIREIEF, translated from the coding sequence TTGGGCATAACAAGGGAATATTCAAGAGCGGATATGATGATTGTAACCATGGCCCGCCTTCTAAAGGATGCCGAGAATGCGTTCATGGGTGTGGCATCAAACCTCCCCTTTTTCGCTATATGGTTGGCTAAGAAACTTTATAATCCAGACCTCACCTGGCTCAATATACCAGGCGGAATAGACCCCAGTCCTTCCTCTCCCCCGCGTACTACCGTTCACTTCGAATTAGCCAGGGCAAAGAAAGCCTCTATAACCCTGGCCGAGATATTCGACATGTCCGCACGCGGAGAATTGGATGTCGCTTTTCTCTCCGGCGTGCAGATAGATAAATATGGAAACTTCAACCTGAGTCATATCGCCGAGGGTGATAGAATAAAGATCCAGTTCACTGGCGGCGCTGGAAGCGCATTGGTTTGTCCAAACACCAAACGGGTCATACTGTGGAGAACAAGGCACGATAAACGCTCGTTTGTGGAGAAATGTCCCGTAATTACGGCTAGCGGAAACATCTATAGGGTGGTGACTCCTATCGCTGTTTTTAGAAGAGATAATGGCATTCTCTCCCTAGATAGCATACACCCTTACTCTAGCTTTCAAGAAGTAGAGGAGAACACTGGCTTTCCAGTTTCACCCGCCCCTGTCACCCCGGCGCCAACTGCGGATGAGATGAAGCTACTTAACCAGTTTGACCCGGAAAGAATCAGAGAAATAGAATTTTAG